In Victivallaceae bacterium, a single window of DNA contains:
- a CDS encoding nucleoside deaminase, whose amino-acid sequence MDDMSNDIRFMRLALEEAEKAFFADEVPVGCIITKNRKVIARGHNRVESLMDSTAHAEILCIGSAATALQDWRLLDTVMYCTLEPCPMCAGAILAARIKRIVWGAPDIRLGACGSWTNLFSLKHPFHTVEVTSGVCSFESKNLLQKFFKNKRMEQDG is encoded by the coding sequence ATGGATGATATGTCTAATGATATCAGATTTATGAGACTTGCTTTGGAAGAAGCGGAAAAGGCATTTTTTGCGGATGAAGTTCCGGTCGGGTGCATAATCACGAAAAACCGAAAAGTTATTGCTCGGGGGCATAATCGAGTTGAATCCTTAATGGATTCGACCGCTCACGCCGAAATTTTATGTATAGGAAGTGCAGCAACAGCGCTTCAAGATTGGCGACTTTTGGATACCGTTATGTATTGTACATTAGAGCCGTGTCCGATGTGCGCGGGTGCGATTTTGGCGGCTCGGATCAAACGGATTGTCTGGGGAGCTCCGGATATCCGTTTAGGAGCCTGTGGGAGTTGGACAAATTTATTTTCCTTAAAACATCCTTTTCATACGGTTGAAGTGACATCCGGGGTTTGTAGTTTTGAATCCAAAAATTTATTACAGAAATTTTTTAAAAATAAGAGAATGGAGCAAGATGGATGA
- a CDS encoding DUF720 domain-containing protein, producing the protein MEPILKSAIVVPSDRTTIELNPVQLYPGTTNNMTGLYLCIMYLMDLSKSTNNVTQTIMALLQDNTKQQQRLNNELMATELLRVPKLYKEKQGDDEPYKNSGEIQGFQTKNQQISSLRQFLQGKLGSAQQRAQINQKSVNATVSEAMQIMQTADGLLKTLGELSYKANLTSAPKN; encoded by the coding sequence ATGGAACCAATACTAAAATCTGCCATAGTGGTACCTTCAGACAGAACGACAATAGAACTTAACCCGGTTCAATTATATCCGGGAACAACGAATAATATGACGGGACTGTACCTTTGCATCATGTATCTCATGGACCTGTCTAAGTCGACAAACAATGTCACGCAGACAATAATGGCTTTACTTCAAGATAACACCAAACAACAGCAACGTCTTAATAATGAATTAATGGCCACGGAACTATTACGAGTCCCCAAATTATATAAAGAAAAACAAGGCGATGACGAGCCTTATAAAAATAGCGGCGAAATTCAAGGATTTCAAACCAAAAACCAACAAATCAGTTCCTTAAGACAATTTTTGCAAGGAAAACTGGGAAGTGCTCAACAAAGAGCTCAAATTAATCAAAAATCCGTTAATGCAACCGTTAGTGAAGCAATGCAAATCATGCAAACAGCGGATGGTTTATTGAAAACATTAGGAGAATTGAGTTATAAAGCTAACTTAACATCCGCCCCTAAAAATTGA
- the rpsO gene encoding 30S ribosomal protein S15 — protein MSLDKGTKEEITKKFQLHEKDTGSADVQIAILTEHIAELKEHLKRAPKDHSSRLSLLKFVGQRRKLLEYLNSTDTERYKNLIKRLNLRK, from the coding sequence ATGTCTTTGGATAAGGGCACGAAAGAGGAAATTACGAAAAAATTTCAACTTCACGAAAAAGATACTGGTTCTGCGGATGTTCAGATCGCGATTTTGACTGAGCATATAGCTGAGTTAAAGGAGCACTTGAAACGAGCACCTAAGGATCATAGTTCTCGTTTGTCATTATTGAAATTCGTGGGACAAAGAAGAAAACTCTTAGAATACTTAAATTCAACGGACACTGAGAGATATAAGAATTTGATCAAAAGACTCAATCTCCGCAAATAA
- the pnp gene encoding polyribonucleotide nucleotidyltransferase: MKATVLSVPVSDSLSIHFETGKIGRQANGAVLVRMGDTVVFSSACYSREMVLDVDFLPLRVDYQEKFSSAGKTLGGFIKREGRPSEKEILGSRLIDRSLRPNMLDGYYQDTQILSYVWSYDGLHLPDPLAICAASAALAISDIPMSKPVAGVRVGLIDGRFVVNPSAEEMTVSRLDLILSGSEDAILMIEGHCDFLSEEELLTAIETGHTVIKKICQAISKWQKEIGKPKNMSVIRVLPQIVLETVKSLSSERIKEVLRIKDRFISMTKLEEIEKDLLKELVSVDNEGDNENPFSVSNIKLAYKKARSKLMRETIKETGLRLDGRGLEDIRHIYIETGLLPRTHGSCLFTRGETQTLAVCTLGGESMGQRFEDLNGEGTHKFYLQYSFPPFSVGEVGRIGAPGRREIGHGKLAQKALQHVLPDFLKFPYAIRLESNITESNGSSSMASVCGGCLALMDAGVPIKEPVSGIAMGLVLDPDSAIILSDISGTEDHLGDMDFKVAGSENGITSFQMDIKVEGITHKIMEQALQQAKRGRLFILEQMNSVLDKPKEVSSYAPRIETMQVKPNKIAVIIGPGGKQIRQIIEETGVQIDINDSGLVSIASTNEESMRKAKTIIEGLIGEPEVGKIYKGKVTSVVNFGAFIEIFPGKEGLCHISELSPKRVENVSDVVREGDVIEVKLLSINEKGQLKLSRKAVLAAQSE; the protein is encoded by the coding sequence ATGAAAGCAACTGTCTTAAGTGTTCCTGTGAGCGATAGCCTCAGTATTCATTTTGAAACCGGTAAAATAGGCAGGCAAGCAAACGGGGCAGTCCTAGTAAGAATGGGTGACACGGTTGTTTTCTCTTCAGCTTGCTATTCTCGGGAAATGGTCCTTGACGTGGATTTTTTACCTTTACGGGTTGATTACCAAGAAAAATTTTCTTCCGCAGGTAAGACTCTAGGTGGGTTTATCAAGCGAGAAGGTCGTCCGTCAGAGAAAGAGATTTTGGGTTCCAGACTTATCGATCGTTCCTTACGTCCTAACATGCTAGATGGTTATTATCAAGACACACAGATTTTGTCTTACGTATGGTCTTACGATGGATTACATTTACCGGATCCTTTAGCTATATGCGCTGCATCTGCCGCGCTTGCGATATCGGACATTCCGATGTCAAAACCGGTTGCCGGAGTAAGAGTAGGATTAATAGACGGACGTTTTGTCGTCAATCCTTCGGCCGAAGAAATGACGGTATCTCGTTTGGATTTAATTTTATCGGGCAGCGAAGATGCAATTTTAATGATTGAAGGGCATTGTGATTTTCTTTCCGAAGAAGAACTGCTGACGGCAATTGAAACCGGTCATACGGTAATAAAAAAGATTTGTCAAGCTATAAGCAAATGGCAAAAAGAGATCGGTAAGCCTAAAAATATGTCGGTTATTCGCGTGCTTCCGCAGATCGTTTTAGAGACTGTCAAATCTTTAAGTTCCGAGAGAATTAAAGAAGTCTTACGAATTAAAGACAGATTCATTTCAATGACTAAGCTCGAAGAGATTGAAAAAGATCTATTGAAAGAATTAGTCTCGGTCGATAATGAAGGTGATAATGAGAATCCTTTTTCAGTTTCTAACATCAAATTGGCTTATAAAAAAGCCAGATCAAAATTAATGCGAGAAACAATTAAAGAAACCGGTTTACGTCTTGATGGACGTGGTTTGGAAGACATTCGTCACATATATATTGAAACAGGTCTTTTACCTCGAACTCACGGAAGTTGTTTATTTACGCGCGGAGAGACTCAAACCTTAGCTGTGTGTACTTTAGGCGGCGAGAGCATGGGACAACGTTTTGAAGATTTGAATGGCGAAGGTACACATAAATTTTATTTACAATACTCTTTCCCTCCTTTTTCCGTAGGAGAAGTAGGAAGAATAGGTGCTCCCGGAAGACGGGAGATAGGTCATGGTAAGTTGGCGCAAAAAGCACTCCAACATGTCTTACCTGATTTTTTGAAATTCCCTTATGCAATTAGGTTAGAATCCAATATCACGGAATCCAACGGCTCTTCTTCGATGGCCTCGGTTTGTGGAGGTTGTCTGGCACTAATGGACGCCGGTGTTCCGATTAAAGAACCGGTATCCGGAATTGCAATGGGCTTAGTATTAGATCCTGACTCCGCGATTATCCTTTCCGATATTTCAGGTACGGAAGATCATCTTGGAGATATGGATTTTAAGGTAGCAGGAAGTGAAAACGGTATTACATCTTTCCAGATGGATATCAAGGTCGAAGGGATTACCCATAAGATCATGGAACAAGCGCTACAACAGGCTAAAAGAGGTCGTCTGTTTATTTTAGAACAAATGAATTCTGTTCTTGATAAACCTAAAGAAGTTTCTTCGTACGCTCCTCGTATTGAAACCATGCAGGTCAAACCGAATAAAATAGCGGTTATTATTGGCCCCGGTGGTAAGCAAATACGCCAAATTATAGAAGAAACGGGAGTTCAGATTGATATTAATGATTCTGGACTTGTAAGTATTGCATCAACTAATGAGGAATCTATGCGTAAAGCAAAAACAATTATCGAAGGATTAATCGGAGAACCGGAAGTAGGTAAAATTTATAAAGGGAAAGTGACTTCCGTTGTCAATTTTGGAGCGTTTATTGAAATTTTTCCTGGCAAAGAAGGTCTTTGTCACATCTCCGAACTCTCTCCTAAAAGAGTAGAGAACGTATCCGATGTAGTCAGAGAAGGCGATGTCATAGAAGTTAAATTACTGAGTATTAATGAAAAAGGACAACTAAAATTAAGCCGTAAAGCTGTTTTAGCTGCACAGTCCGAGTAA